The Syntrophus gentianae nucleotide sequence GCGAAAATGAACGGCGGTCCGGTCCGCCACTTTGCCCATTTCACCGCCCAGAGCGTCGATTTCCTTGACGAGCTGCCCTTTCGCCAGGCCGCCAATGGCGGGATTGCACGACATCAGCGCAATCGAATCGAGGTTGATATTGAAAAGGAGCGTTTCGCAGCCCATCCGGGATGCGGCCAACGCGGCCTCACAGCCCGCATGGCCTCCTCCGACGACGATCACATCATATTGTTTCATGGTATTTTCTTTCCGGTAATGTTGAACAATTTTTCCTTTTGATTCTCCCCTCTTGAAAAGGGGATGCCTATGATAGTATAAAGCGGAAAAAATACAAGAGGGAGACCGCATTTCGTGTCCGCATCAGACTCAGGGAACCGTTCCAAACGTTATACGGATTTGAAGACTTACTGGAGAAACCGCTTCGGCTGCACGGTGTATAAACTGCCCGTCGATGCCGGCTTCACCTGCCCGAACCGGGACGGTTCGCGAGGGACAGGGGGGTGCATCTATTGCGACGGCCGGGGATCACGCCTCCGCCAGGAAGGGCCGCTGCCCTCCGTCAGCGAACAGATACGCCGGGGCAGGGAATTCTATCGAAACCGGAAAGGGGCAAGGAAGTTTATCGCCTATTTCCAGACCTTCACCAATACCTACGCCCCGTGCGACCAATTGCAGAGCCTCTTTGACGAGGCCCTGGCCCAGGAAGACGTCATCGGCCTTTCGGTTGGGACCCGTCCCGATTGTGTCCCTGATGAGGTCCTGGATCTTTTGAAGGGTTATGCCCGGAATTTTCATGTCTGGCTGGAATTCGGCCTGCAGTCGATTTCCGACGGAACGCTGCTGCGGATCAACCGGGGGCATACGGCGGCGGAGTTCTTTGATGCCGTAAGGCGTGCTGCCGACGACCACCTTTTGATCTGCACCCATATCATCGCCGGTCTGCCTGGCGAGGTTCCCGAAGATGTCCTGAATACGGCGCAAGCCCTAGCCTCCCTGCCGATTGCGGGGATAAAGATCCATTCCCTGCTGGCTTTATCAGGCACGGCGCTTGGAGAAGAGTATAAGGAAGGAAGGCTAACCCTCTGGACCCAGGAGGAATACGTCCGGACGGTCTGCGACATCCTGGAGCTCCTGCCGCCGGAGATGGTGATTCAGCGCTTGACGGCTGACGGCTATGCCGATATTTACCTTGCCCCCGCCTGGGCCACCAACAAGATGGTCATTCTCAACGCCATCGACCGGGAGATGGAGCGGCGGGATGCCCGCCAGGGATGCCGCTATCGCAACAATACCGGGACAGCACCCCAGGCATCCTTCCGGTGACCGTGCCGGCTTGATCATTTCCCCGCGTTATGCCTGCTGAGGATAGCTTTTGTTCTGCCTGGTTTTCTGCCGGAGCTTCGGTCGGGAGATTCC carries:
- a CDS encoding TIGR01212 family radical SAM protein (This family includes YhcC from E. coli K-12, an uncharacterized radical SAM protein.), producing the protein MSASDSGNRSKRYTDLKTYWRNRFGCTVYKLPVDAGFTCPNRDGSRGTGGCIYCDGRGSRLRQEGPLPSVSEQIRRGREFYRNRKGARKFIAYFQTFTNTYAPCDQLQSLFDEALAQEDVIGLSVGTRPDCVPDEVLDLLKGYARNFHVWLEFGLQSISDGTLLRINRGHTAAEFFDAVRRAADDHLLICTHIIAGLPGEVPEDVLNTAQALASLPIAGIKIHSLLALSGTALGEEYKEGRLTLWTQEEYVRTVCDILELLPPEMVIQRLTADGYADIYLAPAWATNKMVILNAIDREMERRDARQGCRYRNNTGTAPQASFR